The Sphaerospermopsis torques-reginae ITEP-024 genome has a window encoding:
- the guaA gene encoding glutamine-hydrolyzing GMP synthase — MNTAVTLPTEAAPQNQENMGQLNRQMIVILDFGSQYSELIARRIRETQVYSEVLSYRTTAEHLQKLNPKGIILSGGPNSVYSENAPHCDPEIWKLGIPILGVCYGMQLMVNQLGGEVTKADRGEYGKASLYIDDPTDLLTNVEDGTTMWMSHGDSVTKMPPGFELLAHTENTPCAAIANHDTKLYGVQFHPEVVHSLGGLALIRNFVYHICDCEPTWTTAAFVEEAIREIRARVGDKRVLLALSGGVDSSTLAFLLHKAIGDQLTCVFIDQGFMRKLEPERLIKLFEEQFHIHVEYVNARDRFISAIAGITDPEEKRRIIGHEFIRVFEETSKRLGHFDYLAQGTLYPDVIESADTNVDPKTGERVAVKIKSHHNVGGLPKDLRFKLVEPLRKLFKDEVRKVGRSIGLPEEIVQRQPFPGPGLAIRILGEVTAERLNILRDADLIVRQEINQRGLYHDYWQAFAVLLPIRSVGVMGDKRTYAYPIVLRIVTSEDGMTADWARVPYDVLEAIATRIVNEVKGVNRVVYDITSKPPGTIEWE; from the coding sequence ATGAATACAGCGGTTACTCTACCAACCGAAGCAGCACCCCAAAACCAGGAAAATATGGGGCAGTTAAATCGCCAAATGATTGTTATTCTAGACTTTGGTTCTCAATATTCAGAACTAATCGCTAGACGTATCCGCGAGACTCAAGTATATTCTGAAGTGCTATCCTATCGCACCACAGCAGAACATTTACAGAAACTCAACCCCAAAGGGATAATTTTATCTGGTGGTCCAAATTCAGTTTATAGCGAAAACGCGCCCCATTGTGATCCAGAAATTTGGAAATTAGGCATCCCCATCTTAGGCGTATGCTATGGGATGCAGTTGATGGTAAACCAACTGGGAGGAGAAGTCACCAAAGCGGATCGGGGTGAATATGGTAAAGCATCATTATATATAGATGATCCCACGGACTTGTTAACCAACGTCGAAGATGGTACAACCATGTGGATGAGTCATGGTGACTCAGTGACAAAAATGCCACCAGGGTTTGAATTATTAGCACATACAGAAAATACTCCCTGTGCGGCTATTGCTAATCATGATACAAAACTTTATGGTGTACAGTTTCATCCTGAAGTAGTACATTCCCTGGGTGGTTTAGCATTAATTCGTAACTTTGTTTACCACATCTGCGACTGTGAACCCACCTGGACGACTGCGGCTTTTGTAGAGGAAGCAATTCGAGAAATTCGCGCTAGAGTGGGAGATAAACGGGTATTATTGGCACTTTCTGGCGGTGTAGATTCTTCAACTTTAGCATTTTTGCTACATAAAGCTATAGGTGATCAATTAACCTGTGTGTTTATTGATCAAGGCTTTATGCGGAAATTAGAACCAGAAAGATTGATAAAATTGTTTGAAGAACAGTTTCATATTCACGTAGAGTATGTCAACGCCCGCGATCGCTTTATTTCTGCTATTGCAGGTATTACCGATCCTGAAGAAAAACGCCGTATTATCGGCCATGAATTTATTCGCGTTTTTGAGGAAACATCCAAACGCCTTGGTCACTTTGACTATTTAGCACAGGGTACACTTTACCCAGACGTGATTGAATCTGCTGACACTAACGTTGACCCGAAAACCGGTGAACGAGTAGCAGTGAAAATTAAGAGTCATCACAACGTTGGTGGTTTACCCAAAGACTTAAGATTTAAACTTGTTGAACCTTTGCGGAAACTGTTTAAAGATGAAGTTCGTAAAGTAGGCCGTTCCATAGGTTTACCAGAAGAAATTGTTCAAAGACAACCCTTCCCCGGACCTGGTTTAGCGATTCGGATTTTAGGCGAAGTGACAGCAGAACGGTTAAATATATTACGTGATGCTGATTTAATTGTCCGCCAAGAAATCAATCAGCGCGGCTTGTATCATGACTATTGGCAAGCCTTTGCCGTATTATTACCTATTCGTAGTGTGGGTGTAATGGGTGATAAACGTACTTATGCTTATCCCATAGTTTTACGGATAGTCACTAGTGAAGATGGGATGACAGCAGACTGGGCGCGTGTACCTTATGATGTTCTAGAAGCGATCGCTACCAGAATTGTAAATGAGGTAAAAGGTGTGAACCGTGTGGTTTATGACATTACCTCCAAACCACCTGGAACTATAGAATGGGAATAG
- the queD gene encoding 6-carboxytetrahydropterin synthase QueD, producing MTNNQWLIGKEFRFEAAHKLPYHDGKCARLHGHSWRGVVYISANTLVEEGAKQGMVMDYSDIKKYLQPLLDNYLDHYYLNESTGLESPTSEAIAAWIYDKLEEAGLPGLTAVRIDETCTSICLYSKNRRSGWLNSGESWNLLFSRESDDDGGV from the coding sequence ATGACTAATAATCAATGGTTAATAGGTAAAGAATTTCGCTTTGAGGCAGCACATAAGTTACCTTACCATGACGGGAAATGCGCTCGGTTGCATGGACATAGTTGGCGTGGAGTTGTTTATATATCTGCTAATACCTTAGTGGAAGAAGGTGCTAAACAAGGGATGGTGATGGATTATTCAGATATTAAAAAATATCTCCAACCCTTACTAGATAATTATTTAGATCATTATTATTTAAATGAATCTACGGGTTTGGAATCACCAACCAGTGAAGCAATTGCAGCTTGGATATATGATAAATTAGAAGAAGCGGGATTACCAGGATTAACAGCAGTGAGAATTGATGAAACTTGTACATCTATCTGTTTGTATTCTAAAAATCGCAGATCAGGTTGGTTAAATTCTGGTGAAAGTTGGAATTTACTGTTTTCTCGTGAAAGTGATGATGATGGTGGGGTGTAA
- a CDS encoding DNA methyltransferase, which translates to MIQSYEKQGNIIFHGDTINILKNHISSETVDLIIIDPPYNIGKKFGDFYDKWESEAEYLNWSYQWLDECVRILKPDGTIYVMSSTQAMPYFDIYLRKN; encoded by the coding sequence ATGATTCAATCTTATGAAAAACAGGGAAATATCATATTTCATGGTGATACAATCAACATATTAAAGAATCATATTTCCTCAGAAACAGTAGATTTAATAATTATTGATCCGCCTTATAATATAGGTAAAAAATTTGGTGATTTTTATGATAAATGGGAATCAGAAGCAGAATATTTAAACTGGTCATATCAATGGTTAGATGAGTGTGTTCGTATTCTCAAACCAGATGGTACAATTTATGTAATGTCTAGTACCCAAGCAATGCCTTATTTTGATATTTACTTGAGAAAAAATTAA
- a CDS encoding DUF7734 family protein produces the protein MNNSIGKRLEQYTVKRPQEVLLVTINIADEQDKIAVFKGFSSSLMRPTAFDPDVPILPDDAIIVAIDRIASPYNPESPRYIQQGISWEAMEALLLEVGV, from the coding sequence ATGAATAATTCCATTGGTAAAAGACTAGAACAATACACCGTCAAACGACCTCAAGAAGTTCTATTAGTAACCATCAATATTGCTGATGAACAAGATAAAATTGCTGTTTTCAAGGGATTTTCTAGTTCTTTGATGCGTCCCACAGCTTTTGATCCAGATGTACCGATATTACCAGATGATGCCATAATTGTAGCTATTGACCGCATAGCCAGTCCTTATAATCCTGAATCTCCCCGTTATATTCAACAAGGTATTTCTTGGGAAGCTATGGAAGCTTTGTTATTGGAGGTAGGAGTGTAG
- a CDS encoding FIST signal transduction protein — MADQMQWANALSTRHSLEAAISDVVEQAVSSLTAPADLGLVFISSAFASEYSRLLPLLAEKLSVPVLIGCGAAGVVGTKSKNQIQEIEGEAAISLTLAHLPGVDVRAFHILGDQLPDLDSSPNAWIDLVGVPPSSVPQFILLSSAFSSGTNDLLQGLDFAYPGSVVVGGQVGGGFGSDRIGLFCNGRLYRQGTVGVALSGDIVLESVVAQGCRPIGEPLQVTKAERNIILELDEQVPLTVLRNLIDSLSDEEKMLAQHSLFVGLAMDEFKLSLKQGDFLIRNLLGVDPVAGAIAIGDRIRPGQRLQFHLRDAQASAEELEFLLQEYQAQNSNSSSALGALMFSCVGRGTGLYGKPNFDSQLFSSYFHDIPMGGCFCSGEIGPVSGRTFLHGYTSVFAICRRR; from the coding sequence ATGGCAGATCAAATGCAGTGGGCAAATGCCCTATCAACCCGTCATTCTTTGGAAGCAGCTATTTCAGATGTGGTAGAACAAGCTGTTTCATCTTTAACAGCACCTGCGGATCTGGGGCTGGTATTCATTTCGTCTGCTTTTGCGAGTGAGTATTCCCGACTTTTACCATTGCTGGCAGAAAAGCTGTCTGTACCAGTGCTGATTGGTTGTGGTGCTGCGGGTGTGGTGGGGACGAAATCAAAAAACCAAATTCAGGAAATAGAAGGGGAAGCGGCGATTAGTTTGACGTTGGCGCATCTTCCTGGTGTTGATGTTCGCGCTTTTCATATTTTGGGTGATCAGTTGCCTGATTTGGATAGCTCACCAAATGCTTGGATTGATTTAGTGGGTGTGCCACCATCATCTGTACCCCAGTTTATTTTGTTGTCTAGTGCTTTTTCTTCAGGAACTAATGATTTGTTGCAGGGCTTGGATTTTGCTTACCCTGGTTCGGTGGTTGTGGGGGGACAGGTCGGCGGAGGTTTTGGCAGCGATCGCATCGGCTTATTTTGTAATGGTCGTCTCTATCGTCAAGGTACTGTGGGTGTGGCTTTGAGTGGTGATATTGTGCTGGAAAGTGTTGTCGCTCAAGGATGCCGTCCTATTGGTGAACCATTACAGGTGACTAAGGCTGAACGCAATATTATTTTGGAGTTGGATGAACAAGTTCCTTTGACGGTGTTGCGGAATTTAATTGATAGCCTCAGTGATGAGGAAAAAATGCTGGCGCAGCATTCTTTGTTTGTGGGGTTGGCAATGGATGAGTTTAAGCTTTCTTTAAAGCAAGGTGATTTTCTCATTCGCAACTTACTAGGAGTAGATCCAGTCGCTGGAGCGATCGCTATTGGCGATCGCATTCGTCCTGGTCAAAGGTTACAATTTCACCTGCGGGATGCTCAAGCTTCTGCTGAAGAATTAGAATTTCTCTTGCAAGAATATCAAGCTCAAAATAGCAATTCATCCTCTGCTTTAGGGGCGTTAATGTTTAGTTGTGTGGGACGTGGTACTGGACTTTACGGAAAACCCAATTTTGATTCCCAGTTATTTAGTAGTTATTTTCATGACATCCCTATGGGTGGTTGTTTCTGTAGTGGTGAAATCGGTCCTGTGAGTGGCAGAACTTTCCTCCACGGTTATACTTCAGTTTTTGCAATTTGCCGCAGAAGGTGA
- a CDS encoding Calvin cycle protein CP12 gives MTNTQETTNTIEEKIQAEVEQARAVCDISGSNSAECAAAWDAVEELQAEASHQRQNKPKTSLEKYCDANPEADECRLYED, from the coding sequence ATGACAAACACTCAAGAAACAACCAACACCATTGAAGAAAAAATTCAAGCTGAAGTTGAACAAGCTCGCGCTGTCTGTGATATTTCCGGCAGCAACTCCGCAGAATGCGCTGCTGCTTGGGATGCAGTCGAAGAATTGCAAGCGGAAGCTTCCCACCAGCGTCAAAATAAACCCAAAACCTCTTTAGAAAAATATTGTGATGCTAACCCAGAAGCAGATGAGTGTCGGCTTTACGAGGACTAG
- the yhdJ gene encoding adenine-specific DNA-methyltransferase, which yields MQAKKYFGSMYEPILHCVKDKNNYTFNSDQIKIEAKTGSQRKLIDYRKSVPTPYNTEKVPGNVWYFPRVRYRMEEYENHPSQKPESLIERMMLASSNKGDLILDPFAGTFTTAAVAKRLGRKYISIELQEEYLKIGLRRVLEWTEYQGEKLLSPHKNHHIKNKNGKKLDCDFIQGSIFDANSLA from the coding sequence GTGCAAGCTAAAAAATACTTTGGTTCAATGTATGAACCCATTTTACATTGTGTGAAAGATAAAAATAACTATACTTTTAATTCAGATCAGATAAAAATTGAAGCAAAAACTGGTTCACAACGTAAATTGATTGATTACAGAAAATCTGTTCCTACTCCTTATAATACAGAAAAAGTTCCTGGGAATGTTTGGTATTTTCCCCGTGTGAGATATAGAATGGAAGAGTATGAAAATCATCCTTCACAAAAACCAGAATCATTAATAGAAAGAATGATGTTAGCAAGTAGTAACAAAGGAGATTTAATACTTGATCCCTTTGCGGGGACTTTTACAACTGCTGCTGTAGCTAAACGTTTAGGAAGAAAATATATTAGTATAGAACTGCAAGAAGAATATTTAAAAATTGGTTTAAGACGGGTTTTAGAATGGACAGAATATCAAGGAGAAAAACTTTTATCACCACATAAAAACCATCATATCAAAAATAAAAATGGTAAAAAACTAGATTGTGACTTTATTCAAGGGAGTATTTTTGATGCAAATAGTCTGGCATGA
- a CDS encoding DUF3177 family protein, translating into MPQIWFRPYVWMDYRLALLFSLIIPLILLIWAFVQKADSIQRLLMIYWRVASLLAITVYLMIGGLAVSFISGLMARILIPISLWFWVDINDEIEYQPKSPLKLTFTSWRWAMTIYSLLGVIGFAPFLSCAFSENALKSNYCRVWLEAPLMFKDYFHYNSKPAFLGFLGIIGLVIYVVYLSYFVLVKLGKNGRNATQ; encoded by the coding sequence ATGCCACAAATTTGGTTTCGCCCCTATGTCTGGATGGATTATAGATTAGCATTATTATTTAGCTTAATTATTCCCCTGATTCTTCTAATTTGGGCATTTGTACAAAAAGCAGATAGTATACAACGCTTACTAATGATTTACTGGCGAGTAGCAAGTTTATTAGCCATCACAGTTTACTTAATGATTGGTGGGTTGGCAGTCAGTTTTATCTCTGGTTTAATGGCTCGTATTCTCATTCCTATTTCTCTTTGGTTTTGGGTTGATATCAACGATGAAATTGAGTATCAACCGAAAAGTCCTTTAAAGCTGACTTTCACATCTTGGCGCTGGGCAATGACGATTTATTCCCTTTTAGGTGTAATTGGTTTTGCACCTTTCTTAAGTTGTGCCTTTTCAGAAAATGCCCTCAAATCTAACTACTGTAGAGTTTGGTTAGAAGCACCATTAATGTTTAAAGACTATTTCCATTATAATAGCAAACCAGCCTTTCTTGGGTTTTTGGGCATAATTGGCTTAGTAATTTATGTAGTTTATCTCAGCTATTTTGTATTAGTGAAACTAGGTAAAAATGGCAGAAACGCCACACAGTAG
- a CDS encoding cation diffusion facilitator family transporter, protein MTYDNRAEVQKVLIITLLLNLFVMGLKAFVGYSTGSLSLLADALHSVTDSANNVLGLVASKFSSPRPDREHPYGHHKFEAVGALGIAAFLGIACFEILQGAIERIIKGGSPVKISGSELWLLLIVLGVNIFVAFYERNVGRRVGSSILIADATHTMSDVWVTISVLGGLIGIWWLNFQWLDVVLAFPVALLVFWSGWSVLKENLPWLVDQMAIAPEAIHAIAISVPGVINCHDIASRGVLGRQVFIEMHLIVDAPDVETAHRITEEVESQLQQRFSPVRILIHVEPPAYKSESITFENGAT, encoded by the coding sequence ATGACTTACGATAACCGTGCGGAAGTGCAAAAGGTTTTAATTATTACCCTTCTCCTCAATTTATTCGTAATGGGACTCAAAGCATTTGTGGGGTACTCAACAGGTTCTCTGAGCTTGTTGGCTGACGCATTACATAGTGTTACAGATAGCGCCAATAATGTTTTAGGATTAGTTGCTAGTAAATTTTCTTCCCCCCGCCCAGATCGAGAGCATCCCTACGGACATCATAAATTTGAAGCTGTGGGTGCTTTAGGAATAGCGGCGTTTTTAGGAATAGCTTGTTTTGAAATTCTCCAAGGAGCTATTGAGAGAATTATTAAAGGTGGTTCACCTGTAAAAATATCGGGTTCTGAGTTGTGGTTATTGCTAATTGTATTAGGAGTAAATATTTTTGTCGCATTTTATGAACGTAATGTTGGTAGGCGGGTAGGTAGTTCAATTTTAATTGCTGATGCTACACATACAATGAGTGATGTGTGGGTGACTATTTCTGTTTTGGGGGGGTTAATAGGAATTTGGTGGTTAAATTTTCAATGGTTAGATGTGGTGTTAGCTTTTCCTGTAGCTTTGTTAGTATTTTGGAGTGGATGGTCAGTTTTAAAAGAGAATTTACCTTGGTTGGTGGATCAGATGGCGATCGCTCCTGAAGCTATTCATGCGATCGCAATTTCTGTTCCTGGTGTGATTAATTGCCATGATATCGCTTCTCGTGGTGTTTTGGGTCGTCAAGTTTTTATAGAAATGCACTTAATAGTAGATGCACCAGATGTAGAAACTGCTCACCGTATTACCGAAGAAGTAGAAAGTCAACTACAACAACGCTTTAGTCCAGTGAGAATTTTAATTCATGTTGAGCCACCAGCATATAAATCTGAAAGTATTACCTTTGAAAATGGAGCAACTTAA
- a CDS encoding metallophosphoesterase family protein, which produces MDINFRFAIVSDLHIAQPHTIWDHPNRFHLVEVSISAFESVLEHLTQLDLDFLLIPGDLTQHGEPENHAWLANRLSQLPFPVYVIPGNHDVPVLSANEQSIGFADFPHYYRKFGYENPHQPYYNCQILPRVRLIGLNSNTFDEHGKQIGRLDQQQFQWLETELAKINNELVLVMVHHNVVEHLPDQSNHPMANRYMLENAPELLKLLRKHGVRLVFTGHLHVQDVACGDGVYDITTGSLVSYPHPYRVLEFERDHLGKEWLQIVSHRVESVPDFPNLQESSKQWMGDRSFPFLIKLLTLPPLNLPLAHAQQLAPDLRDFWATIADGDGVIDYPNFPLEVRRYIQKYGAITHSGHPSPIDNNSKLLLGNW; this is translated from the coding sequence ATGGATATCAACTTTCGTTTTGCTATAGTTAGTGACTTACACATTGCACAACCCCATACAATTTGGGATCATCCTAACCGATTTCATTTAGTGGAAGTAAGTATTTCCGCCTTTGAAAGTGTACTAGAACATTTAACACAACTTGATTTAGACTTTCTGCTGATTCCCGGAGACTTAACCCAACACGGTGAACCAGAAAATCATGCGTGGTTAGCAAACAGACTTTCTCAACTACCTTTTCCGGTGTATGTTATTCCTGGTAATCATGATGTTCCCGTATTATCAGCAAACGAGCAATCCATAGGTTTTGCAGATTTTCCCCATTATTACCGCAAGTTTGGTTATGAAAACCCACACCAACCTTACTACAATTGTCAAATCTTGCCCAGAGTGCGGCTAATAGGTTTAAATTCTAACACCTTTGATGAGCATGGTAAACAAATCGGGCGTTTAGATCAGCAGCAGTTTCAGTGGTTAGAAACAGAACTAGCAAAAATTAACAATGAGTTAGTTTTGGTGATGGTGCATCACAACGTTGTCGAACATTTGCCAGATCAATCAAATCATCCAATGGCAAACCGTTATATGCTAGAAAATGCCCCAGAACTTTTAAAGTTACTGCGTAAACATGGAGTGAGATTAGTCTTTACCGGACATTTGCACGTTCAAGATGTAGCTTGTGGTGATGGAGTCTATGATATTACCACTGGTTCATTAGTTAGTTATCCCCATCCTTACCGTGTTTTAGAATTTGAACGAGATCATCTAGGTAAGGAATGGTTACAAATAGTTTCTCATCGTGTGGAATCAGTACCAGATTTCCCCAACTTGCAAGAATCATCAAAACAATGGATGGGCGATCGCTCTTTCCCCTTCCTGATCAAATTACTCACCCTACCCCCCCTAAATCTACCATTGGCACATGCACAACAACTAGCCCCAGATTTGCGAGATTTTTGGGCAACTATCGCCGATGGGGATGGAGTAATAGACTATCCCAACTTTCCTTTAGAAGTCCGTCGTTACATTCAAAAATACGGTGCTATTACTCACAGTGGACATCCCAGCCCAATTGATAATAACAGTAAGCTTTTGCTTGGTAATTGGTAA
- the trmB gene encoding tRNA (guanosine(46)-N7)-methyltransferase TrmB, with protein MAVIRVRQHVNPLARKFQTPVDPPAWEKIYAQYQQPLHLDIGCARGRFLLQMAQVETNWNFLGLEIREPLVIEANRIVSELGLTNLHYLFCNVNNSLSPILSTLQPGILQRVTIQFPDPWFKSRHAKRRVVQPELVEDLAKYMAVGGVVFLQSDQEFIAVEMCDRFQENPAFAKMGTEKWLAENPLPVPTEREIATQNKGEPVYRAMFVKR; from the coding sequence ATGGCTGTGATTCGAGTTCGTCAGCACGTTAACCCATTAGCAAGAAAATTTCAAACCCCTGTTGATCCCCCAGCATGGGAAAAAATCTATGCACAATATCAGCAACCCTTACATTTAGATATTGGATGTGCGAGGGGTAGGTTTTTATTACAGATGGCACAGGTAGAAACAAACTGGAATTTTTTGGGTTTGGAAATTAGAGAACCTTTAGTTATAGAAGCAAATAGGATAGTTTCTGAGTTGGGTTTAACTAATTTACATTATTTATTTTGTAATGTGAATAATTCTTTGAGTCCAATTTTATCTACTTTACAACCAGGGATTTTACAACGGGTGACAATTCAATTTCCTGATCCTTGGTTTAAAAGTCGTCATGCTAAACGTAGGGTGGTACAACCAGAATTAGTTGAAGATTTAGCTAAATATATGGCTGTGGGTGGGGTGGTATTTTTGCAATCTGATCAGGAATTTATTGCTGTGGAAATGTGCGATCGCTTCCAAGAAAATCCAGCATTTGCAAAAATGGGAACGGAAAAATGGTTAGCAGAAAATCCGCTTCCTGTGCCTACAGAAAGGGAAATTGCCACACAAAATAAAGGTGAACCAGTTTATCGAGCAATGTTTGTAAAGCGTTAA
- a CDS encoding DUF2887 domain-containing protein: MRRDTIFYQLFKQFPSLIFELVDEKPPTAAEYQFDSIEVKETAFRIDGVFLPPDHDNPKIVFFAEVQFQDDQDLYHRFFTELMIFLYRSKVRYDNWYGVIIFPSRSLEPSNYQIHDVLVDSYKVKRIYLDELGDLENQPLGIGLMLLTTTPESKAVEAAKFLIDKAKNTEVANLEQQAILDLVTKIIVYKLTKLTREEIEAMLMPTEEPRAIREWKEDAERNLVMRLLNRRFGAVPQELLPKIEGLTREQIETLAEDLLDFSVVTDLENWLGQNQSNQ, encoded by the coding sequence ATGAGACGGGATACAATTTTTTATCAATTATTCAAACAATTTCCCAGTTTAATTTTTGAACTGGTAGACGAGAAACCACCCACAGCAGCAGAATATCAATTTGATTCTATTGAAGTCAAAGAAACAGCATTTAGAATTGATGGAGTATTTTTACCTCCAGATCATGATAATCCGAAAATAGTATTTTTCGCCGAAGTGCAGTTTCAAGATGATCAAGATTTGTATCATCGGTTCTTTACGGAACTAATGATATTTCTCTATCGTAGTAAAGTGAGGTATGATAACTGGTATGGTGTGATAATTTTTCCATCCCGGAGTTTAGAACCATCTAATTACCAGATTCATGATGTATTGGTAGACAGTTACAAAGTTAAAAGAATCTATTTGGATGAGTTAGGAGATTTAGAAAACCAACCTTTAGGAATAGGGTTAATGTTATTAACTACAACTCCTGAAAGTAAAGCGGTAGAAGCGGCTAAATTTTTAATAGACAAAGCCAAAAATACAGAGGTTGCGAATCTAGAACAACAAGCCATACTAGATTTAGTGACGAAGATAATTGTTTACAAGTTAACTAAATTGACTAGAGAGGAAATAGAAGCTATGTTAATGCCAACCGAAGAACCTAGAGCAATTAGAGAATGGAAAGAAGATGCAGAAAGAAACCTTGTTATGCGACTATTAAACCGTCGTTTTGGTGCAGTTCCTCAAGAGTTATTACCAAAAATTGAAGGGTTAACTAGAGAACAAATAGAAACATTAGCTGAAGATTTGTTAGATTTTTCTGTAGTTACAGATTTGGAAAATTGGTTGGGACAAAATCAATCTAATCAATAA
- a CDS encoding DUF4327 family protein: MSVNTVPSINYYSLDVIQDEARQLVQKGMVSRQQPIYTLCQYIPAREWVCVEYELEKCDFLLRDRIGDLIGREEWEND, encoded by the coding sequence GGTGCCTTCTATCAATTACTACTCTCTCGACGTAATCCAGGACGAAGCACGCCAACTGGTGCAGAAGGGAATGGTGAGCCGTCAACAGCCAATATATACACTCTGCCAATACATTCCTGCTAGAGAGTGGGTTTGTGTTGAATATGAATTGGAGAAGTGTGACTTTTTATTGCGCGATCGCATTGGGGATTTAATTGGTCGTGAAGAATGGGAAAACGACTAA
- the cbiD gene encoding cobalt-precorrin-5B (C(1))-methyltransferase CbiD translates to MSRSGYTLPVFACAAAVAALHWLRHHQPLNVVNIDLITPAEIVEILIEQVAGISENTALAITRSDPGDNLDLTKNTPIWATVEWYTGDGESVIIKGGEGIGKQLNNENQAAIYTYAQNLIKENLQRLLAPGEKIIVTIILPEGRSLAVRTSNAAFGVVEGLSLLGTSGISQPLSTPDQLTAFRSDLQNKASEFQSLVFCIGENGLDLAQKWGINPQQLVKTANWLGPLLVEANLLGVKEILLFGYHGKLMKLAGGIFHTHHHLADGRREILAAHCAIASLPALEINRVFHSPTAEAALKHLRDLDSKTASNWTAQIYSSIAETIDIRSQEYIKSHSDRDINTTVCGSVLFDRNREIIIKSKTGCVLMEKLC, encoded by the coding sequence ATGTCTCGTTCTGGTTACACTCTCCCTGTTTTTGCCTGTGCTGCTGCTGTTGCGGCTTTACATTGGTTGCGTCATCATCAACCATTGAATGTAGTTAATATTGACTTAATTACACCTGCTGAAATTGTAGAAATACTGATTGAGCAAGTAGCGGGAATATCGGAAAATACAGCTTTAGCTATTACTCGCAGTGATCCGGGTGATAATCTAGACTTAACAAAAAATACACCAATTTGGGCAACAGTAGAATGGTATACGGGAGATGGTGAAAGTGTTATTATTAAAGGCGGAGAAGGAATTGGTAAACAATTAAATAATGAAAATCAAGCAGCGATTTATACTTATGCCCAAAATTTAATCAAAGAAAACCTACAGCGACTTTTAGCACCAGGGGAAAAAATCATCGTCACAATTATTTTACCAGAAGGGCGATCGCTGGCTGTGAGAACTTCTAACGCTGCTTTTGGTGTAGTTGAAGGACTTTCTTTATTAGGAACAAGCGGTATTTCCCAACCTTTAAGCACACCAGATCAACTAACAGCTTTTCGCAGTGATTTACAAAATAAAGCTAGTGAGTTTCAAAGTTTAGTTTTTTGTATTGGCGAAAATGGTTTAGACTTAGCACAAAAATGGGGAATAAACCCGCAACAACTAGTAAAAACCGCCAACTGGTTAGGACCTTTATTAGTCGAAGCAAATCTTTTAGGAGTCAAAGAAATCTTATTATTTGGTTATCACGGTAAACTAATGAAATTAGCAGGGGGAATTTTTCACACCCATCACCACCTAGCAGATGGCCGACGGGAAATTTTAGCTGCCCATTGTGCGATCGCCAGTTTACCAGCTTTAGAGATAAATAGAGTATTTCACAGTCCCACCGCAGAAGCAGCTTTAAAACATCTCCGAGACTTAGATAGCAAAACTGCTAGTAACTGGACTGCTCAAATTTATAGCAGCATTGCCGAAACCATTGATATTCGCTCTCAAGAATATATTAAAAGTCATAGTGACCGAGATATTAACACCACAGTATGCGGTTCTGTGCTTTTTGATCGCAACCGAGAAATTATCATCAAGAGTAAAACTGGTTGTGTCCTAATGGAAAAATTATGTTAA